GGTGGTAATAGATATTGGTATTACAAGATGGTGAAGAAGAGGTATTAAAGAAAGAAACCCAAAGATTAGGTGGTGGGGTttgaagaggggggggggggggggtgtggaaAGGGTGTGTTTAAAgataaaatgatcaaagaaGGCAAGTGGAATTTATTAGAAGATGTTGATCAGATGTGGAATGAAATGGCTAATTGTATTTAAAAAGTGACTAAAAGACATACTTAGAGAATCTAAAGGATGTGGGCGACCAACTAAGGAGACTTGATGGTGGTATAAAGTGGTACAGGCAGCAATTAGattaaagagagaaatataGAAGCTACCTAGATGTAGACACAATGttgcttttaaaaattatatagtagCGAAGATGGAAGCAAAGAGGGTTGTCTAAGAAACTAAATGTAAGGCTtatgataaattttattttatttttgataggtaaggCTTATGATAAATTATATAGCAAGTTGGGGACAGAGGAGGGCTAAAAGGATATTTCTAAACTTGCTAAGACAAGACAAGGGAAatgaaaacaagtaaataaGAGCATATTAAACTTTAAAGAGAGATGGACAAGTtattttaataaactttttaaagGAAATGATATAAAAGATTGGAGTGTGTAACCCAATGGATGATAGAAACCATAGATTTGTTTGAAGAATTAGGATGACTGAGGAAAACGATGCATTAAAGAGGATGAAAATGGGAAAGCTATGGGGCTGAGTGAAATCCCCATTGAAGTTTGGAAGTTCTTGGATGATGTGGGTGTGTGCTGGTTGACCAACCTTTTCAATAAGATCTTAAGTGTTAACAAAATACCTAATGAGTCGGGGAGAAGTACTTTAATATCTATTAACATGAACAGTGGGGATATTCAAAACTGTACATATTACCTTGGAATTAAACTTATGAGTCACATTATGAAACTTTGAAAGAGAATGATTGAAAATAAGTTAAGACATGAAATAACCATATTGGAGAATCAATTAGGTTTTATGCCAAGACAATCTACTGTGAAGCTCTTTTCTTTACTTAAACGTCTAatggaaaattaaagaaaggcCTATAAAGATATTGGCTTTGACCTAGAAAAAGGATATGATAGTGTCCCTAAAGGCTATATGGTggattttggaaaagaaagaagttcATTTATCGTATATTAAGTTGATTAAGGATATGTAAGTTGTAACTAATGTGAGAACAAGAAAATTCATTACAAGTGAGTTTCCTATCGCTATAGATTTGACTCACAGATTGGCATTAAGTCCATATCTCTTTGCACTAGTGATGGATGAGCTcattaaattgattaaaaggaaaatcccttgttatatatttttttgcagatgatatcGTGATATTGTTTTAGTAGGTGAAACTATAAATGGAGTTAATGTCAAGCTAAATTTGAAAAGATTCTCTAGAATCTAAAGGCTTTCTATTAAGTAGAACTAAAACAAAGCACatgaaatataaatttaataaaagtagAAACAAAGCTAGAGGGGTGGTAAGACTCGATGGTCAAAAGATACTCAAGAGCAAGAGTTTTGATATCttggatcaataattcataaatatttaGAGATTGAAGAGTATGAGAATCATAGGATAAGAGCAGGGTAGATAAAGTGGAGATGTGCACTAGGATTATCTTGTGATCATAGAATACCTATTAagttaaattgaaattttttataaagattACTATAAGACCAGTTATGCTCAGTAGTACTAAATGTTGGGTTTTTAATATGCaacatattcaaaaaaaatgagtataattgaaatgagaatgttaagatggaTATACATGAAAAAATAGGATTCGAAATGAGGACATAGCTTAAAAATATAGGTGGCccttattgatgaaaagatgagggagaGAGATGGTCATGTTCAAAGGAGAGCAATTAATGCTCCAATGAGAAAGAGTGAATCGATTCAAAGTGACAGAATGAAAAAAGTAGAGGAAGACCAAAAATTACATTAgcaaaaagagtaaaaaaggACATGTCAATTGAGAAAGTAACAAAATATGACTTTGGTtggtggaaaccttataaatCTATAACAAAGTACATGTGGCCAACCTTGAATAACTGTTGGTGATCCATAGCCAACCCTATAATTCTGATTTCTGAGACTAAGacttgattgttgttgttatcatcttgtatgtatgcatgaatatattatataagacTAATCAGTTTTCACAAAGAAAACGCCCTGATtaagttttctttcttcttgagtttctcatcaacaataatatatatatatcctttgaaaacaaaaaatgagacAAGCACAAACCTGCATGGGCATACAGTACATTTTATGCTTGTAGCATCTCCTCTCATCTGCAATGTTACAAGTCTCAACTAATTATAGTCAGCTACCTTCAGTTACAtgtcaaactttaaaaattgataaaaaaaaaataataattgctttatatcatcatcatcattaaatAAGTAGCCACGATGCTTTGATGCTCTTTATTAGGTTACTTGTGACATTTTCAATCAAACCATGATATTAAAAGAAACCTGGTGACATGAAGGGTGGCAGTGTCATGACTGAATCTCTTTCAATATTTATTCACTATTACTACAACATTATTCATAATTATGAGAATAAGCCGAAGTTAAACTTTAAATCTAGAGCTCTGAATACCAGCAGAATTTCTTACCATCATGTTATGAGCTGAATTCAGTCCCAAAACTGAGAGTATGGCATTCAAGATTTCTCAAGTTTAGCTgcaaaatgggaaaaaaaatattaatgtaagCATGTATCCATGAATATTTTTCTGTAAGGATGTATCCACAATATTACCATATAAACTTCAAAGCAGAActgtaaaaagaaaagaaaatcttctatttcccaactttttttttataattaccATAGATTTATTGACATTTGACACGCTAAGAATATTGATTAAACATGTTGTATTTTATGGAGAGTATGAAATCTATACTTTATAGTGTAACACATAATATGAAATCACATCAATTAATCAGTCATCTTCTTTAAGCAATTTTATAAGCGTAACATAGGCTCAGTCCAAGGACCATAGATGTGTGACAATTAGTTATTACACACCTAGCTCATAGTTTGAACTATTAGAAGGCTTCCATCTTTCAAAATGGATTGACTGTTGTGAAAATAAACCATTTACGCAAgattaaagaagagagaagaaatttaGACACAAAGAATTTACATGGTTCGGCAATATGCCTACATCCACAAGCAACGACAAAGAAAATCCCACTAGAAAATAAGAAGATTACAATAGTAGCACACATGCACTCTTACCCCAGATTCACCCTTGGCTCTCTCtcataaagaataaagaataccCTTTTGTATCTGATAAGTCTATTGTGCAGCTACTCTTTCTCACCTATTCGGCTCTCGATAATTAATCTTTAGCAAGaccacagatatatatatatatatatatatagtagaaaAAACCAACTTGGTGGCTACCCTTCACCGAGTCCAAATTGGAATAGAATTCTTCTATTCCAAGCCAAATTACGTGACACGCAAGAAGTGAAATCCTTAAGCCAATCTAAGAAGGCATAGTCAGTTTTCCATTGCTTATTGTAATTGGCAATATTGCTTGACTAATCAAGCCACCGACTCAACAAACATCAAGCACAAGTtccatttctcttttcttttgactGTTTTTACCTCAGATTATAGAAGGGATTGAAGGCATTGGTTGATTATGGGAGATGACATAAAAGCACATGCACCCTCGTGCAAGTTTAACATGTTTAAAGCTTATTCTTTAGTGCCACCCTGATATGATTAAAAGATTATATTTAAAGCTTTCAACAAGTTTAAAAGCTCACCACAACAGCAACTCCTGTATCACAGAATTTAGGAATGCATATGAGTCTCACCAACTGCCCTTCTGACCCTGCACtcaaaagttatcatcaaagTCGTCatctaatgaaatttttttatttccctgGGAGGGCTTAAAAAGTAACATGTTATTAAATAGTGATGATTTAATTGAGATTTGCAAGTTAAGAAGAAAGTACCCTTTATTAAGTCAGTTTTGTATTTATCCTGATTACCAACAAAGTAAACATGAGGACAGCTATCAATGAAGAAAGGATCCCTGTCCACAAAAGGATAACACCCTGGAAGATAGTAACAACATGAATATTAACTTAACTACATAAACAGAAGAGAAACACAACttcatgaaaaattatatttttcaaatttactcAAACTCTCCCAATTTCTTCtatgaataattttttctaatatcAAATTAGTCAGCTGCTAAGCCTCTAAGAAATTTTCAGAGCCAAGCAACAGAGTTAacagaagaaaagaaatcagaTTGATGTCAAGTATTATAGATATACCAAGAGTATTAGGTGTTGTCGGTGCCAAATGCCTCCACTTTAATGTCCTTTCCATGAATTCAAGTTTATCCTTTGCCTCTGAATACTTCTCAAGATCATCTATGTTCTGTCCCGATGTTCCAAGAAATCTTAAATCCAGAACACACATTGTCAAAGTcttattctttcctttttatttttttctgtatgtgttttttttttttttggggggggggggggggggcggggatAAATACTGTGACCATCTTATACCTGATATTGTCAACCTCAAAACAATGAGGGTTAGTACAAGACCTAAAAGTGTTATAAGCTGAAGACCCAGGGAAAAGGCATCTATTCAACGGCTGAAAGGAAAAGACATTAGCAACAAATCAAATGATGGAGAAGATGATGATGTATATATGCTTTCAAGGACAAACCTGCTGAGGTAAGGAGAAGTTAGCTGGGTCATCAGATCCGGGCATGATATCTAAAGGCAAACTAGCAGCAACCTAGAAATAGTAAGATATAAGCATCTTCATTCCCAATAAGGGACAGAAAGGAGCTAAATTAGCACGCAAACTAATGATATTAACCTGTGTCAAAAAGATATCTAGCTCTTTAATAGGCTCAGACAGCCTTGATTGATCCTTTGAAGCCAAATTCTGcatattttgaataaaatcaCCATTAACGGAAATGCAATAATGGACTATTGTCATGTGTATTAATGATTCTTGACTTATGATCATAAATTTCACTCTTGAAGATTTTAAGAAACAAAACTGAGAACTCCCAGACTTTCTGttctctactctttttttttttcttttttttgataggtaagaaaattttgtattaaaaagaaGCTACTCCATCAAAGAGATGAAGTAAATGAAGGAAATATGTAAAAGcaacaaaggaaaacaaaacaactCATGTACAAGAAAAAAGTGAATCTAAAAACAGTAGAATGGATTTTGAAGGAGTAAAACCCCACAcacgagaccaatcaaacaaagcgGTTGCAAACAACTCTAAAAGCTTATCCCCAGAAAGAACCGAATCTTCAAATATGCTattatttctctccctccaaataaTCCACATCACACAATGTGGTACCAAATTCCAAACATTTGAAGAATGCTTAcccaaccaattcctccaaCCGGCTAGCAAGTCAATAACCCTTTTAGGTAGTACCCAAAAAACACCAAAAGATCTAAGGGCAAAGCTCCATAACCGAAAACCTCACCACAGTGTAGAAGCAAATGATCCACACTCTCGCCATTACATTTACACAGGCAACACCAATCCATAATAGTGCATTCCCTTTTCCTCAAATGGTCCGTTGTGAGAACCCTCCCCCATGGAACTGTCCAAACAAAAAACGACACACAACATGGAGCCTTCACACCCCAAATTCTCTTCCAAGGAAATGTAATAGTGCTTGATCCCCTCAATGCACCATAAAAGgattttatatcaaaaaccCCCTTCGACCCCAAACACCACCTCATCTTATCTCCACCCTCAATAGGAGGACTCTGTGACTCCAATGTATGAGTAAAGGCCCCCACCAACTCCATCTCCCCATTCATTAAAAGCACGTCGGAACCATATATTCTCTACTCTTATCAAAATAAGTTCTAAGaaaattgcataatttttttacttataattagGAGCACAATAATTTATCACTTCAGATGTAAGACATACCTCTTGCAGGCTATAACTCAACTAAATCTCTTAAAAACACTAGCCCTTCCAATTGGCAATGAGGGGTTGAACATGTCGAACTAGGGCCTTCGGAGGAGAGATCCTGCCCTAAACTAAGCAACAAACAGACTAATGGACAAGTGACAGACATACAAAGGCCATTAACCAGGGATGTACATGTCAAAGTAGGGCCTTGGGAGGAAAGATCCTGTCCTAACCTTCAACAACTTTTAATGAACCAACAAACAGACTGATGGAGAGGGAAAAAGAATAAGGAGAAATCATGAGATGTCCcttaaaatttctaaaacaatTCTTCAAGAAGATTTTTATTCTTGGTACAAACACTCATCTGCTATCCTGAAAATTATTATGTGATATGGgcatctaatttttattttcctctaaTTGATGCAAAAACTGAAGTATCTCCTGTGCCTGCTCCATAAAATGGGCTCAGGAGATAATTTTAGCTTTACTAGACTTACCAGtgaattttcacaataataGCACATTGAATGAAAGTTTTACAATGAGAGATAAGAGTAAGTCTGTTCAGAACTTGCACAAAGGCTGATGATATAGCAGAGATCATGAGTTAGGTAATAGCTGCTTGAGAAACCCACAAAGAGGTCATTGTttatttttctcccaaaaacaataaaaatgataaataaaaggaaatcaCTTATGAGTTCAAGCAAATATATTAGCACATATTGCTTATgacaatcaaaagaaaaataacatagTTATTAAAAGGAATCACAACAGAAATATGTCGTTATAGAAAAGAATTATTTGATTGGTGTTATAGAATAgaattatagaaaatgaaaatgttgaATCTGCTTATCCACAGAAGAaaccaaaatgaaataaatgtaTTGCCTGTCCATTGAGAAGACCACGAGGAAATTCAACAGAATTCCCAGCAAGTACTACGTGAACTATTTCTGCTGCAATGCCTTGTTCCTGTTCATTTCATAGTTCTATAAATTAGCCATTTAGATTAGTTTGCACTTAAAAAGCAAGTAACTCaatcaagcaaaaaaaataaaccaacgTAAGAGACtgaaggaaaagacaaaaagaacCTTCTCATCTCCTAAATGTCCTGTTA
The sequence above is drawn from the Quercus robur chromosome 7, dhQueRobu3.1, whole genome shotgun sequence genome and encodes:
- the LOC126692900 gene encoding DNA polymerase delta small subunit, yielding MEAMEIDSQNILQRKQATYTSMDDTFKIHKETYRGQQYSQIYFTRLHLMRTLLYSLAPNWKPHLPVCTILELEKDRECIVVGTLYKHMKLKPCILDEYSKERSVTPLVKPHNFMHPDDTLVLEDDSGRVKLSGSVLLPSIYVTGVVVALLGKETDAGDFLVQDVLEAGLPPQIEHPLKPREDKHVVFVSGLSVGGSTSNPLQFQLLIDHITGHLGDEKEQGIAAEIVHVVLAGNSVEFPRGLLNGQNLASKDQSRLSEPIKELDIFLTQVAASLPLDIMPGSDDPANFSLPQQPLNRCLFPGSSAYNTFRSCTNPHCFEVDNIRFLGTSGQNIDDLEKYSEAKDKLEFMERTLKWRHLAPTTPNTLGCYPFVDRDPFFIDSCPHVYFVGNQDKYKTDLIKGSEGQLVRLICIPKFCDTGVAVVLNLRNLECHTLSFGTEFSS